From the genome of Geobacter sp. SVR, one region includes:
- a CDS encoding desulfoferrodoxin: MPNLLEVYKCDLCGNIVEVVHGGGSNLVCCGQNMTLQAENTVDAAKEKHVPVIEVVEGGVKVTVGSVVHPMEEKHYIEWIEIVADGKAYRQFLKPGQTPEAFFPVQAANLTAREYCNLHGQWAAKA, translated from the coding sequence ATGCCGAATCTTCTGGAAGTATACAAATGCGATCTGTGTGGCAATATCGTCGAGGTGGTCCATGGCGGCGGATCCAATCTGGTCTGCTGCGGCCAGAACATGACTCTGCAGGCCGAGAACACGGTGGATGCGGCCAAGGAGAAACATGTTCCGGTGATCGAGGTGGTGGAAGGCGGAGTCAAGGTTACCGTCGGAAGCGTTGTGCATCCGATGGAGGAAAAACACTACATCGAGTGGATCGAAATCGTTGCCGACGGCAAGGCCTATCGGCAGTTCCTCAAGCCAGGGCAGACTCCCGAGGCCTTTTTCCCGGTCCAGGCCGCCAACCTTACTGCCCGTGAGTACTGCAACCTGCACGGACAGTGGGCTGCCAAGGCCTGA
- a CDS encoding bifunctional diguanylate cyclase/phosphodiesterase, with amino-acid sequence MILLERFLSFTSITLKRFIFTATMIVSTITFVSVIGIMSWIMLRQAQEDSERASVAIARQIRASMIQAMERGLSRTEMENILRGFRQQVSGEFSITLHPAAPQGTENDPDIAAVFAQGEPLHQRSFPVFQHLLPLKAEAGCIACHPGVKPGDVLGVLEIKEDITEVSDAMVYRAFLCFNLLLPIPLLMASLVSRFVNRHLGEAIARLNNKVQSVTRISDLTKVGMELEAESETLKFGELEEIYGGFGTFVQRIKDMAVGKEMLEFEIKVLERFIITGDSIRDWKERVSYLLEEINKVMPAYALFCIFQIEEEIYDIEVFWAAPPSPATRQVMEEIIHQQAERENLRSHDGVSIQLTHNIANEKRAPLELTVQEIELETKSLYLERPQIGGVVGIGVQSQIMKDPIRSLVINSILTTLLNVVGSIKAIYKYTKDLEYYATRDPLTNLYNQRVFWELLGYEIGRAERHNYHFGVLVIDLDNFKHINDTYGHLVGDKYLAKIAETIHDCLRTGDILSRYGGDEFALVLPEADQEQVFMVADRIREAMAGMTLVSPDGAKIRATGSIGFAIYPTHALKAKDLFLFADNMTYKAKGLGKNCIAIPTNDDVVEVFQKSNEMSRVLLQALEERQVIPFFQPIVTTDTREIVCHEVLCRLVVEGRITPAAEFIEVAERLGVVSRLDGILMEKVFEKAHAAGYEGYLFINLSPKSLILKDFVPSIIRLTHQYRIRHDRVVFEITERETVKNMTLLENFVQDLKLEGFKFAIDDFGSGFSSFQYIRRLPIDFVKIEGIFVRNMLSDAKDMAFVKTLAVLAHEFGIQTIAEYVETEEVLNAIRDLGIDLAQGYHTGRPGPDLLLTGRKE; translated from the coding sequence ATGATTCTTCTTGAAAGATTCCTCAGCTTCACCTCCATAACGCTGAAACGATTCATCTTCACGGCGACCATGATCGTTTCGACGATCACCTTTGTCTCGGTGATCGGCATCATGTCCTGGATCATGCTGCGGCAAGCCCAAGAGGATTCCGAGCGGGCCTCCGTCGCCATCGCGCGCCAGATCAGGGCCTCGATGATTCAGGCCATGGAACGCGGTCTCTCGCGCACCGAGATGGAAAACATACTGCGCGGTTTCCGTCAGCAGGTTTCTGGAGAGTTCAGCATCACCCTGCATCCTGCAGCCCCCCAGGGAACGGAAAACGACCCGGATATCGCGGCCGTATTCGCCCAGGGCGAACCGCTGCATCAGCGCTCCTTTCCCGTGTTTCAGCATCTGCTCCCCCTCAAGGCGGAGGCCGGCTGCATTGCCTGCCATCCCGGCGTCAAACCGGGAGACGTGCTGGGAGTGCTGGAAATCAAGGAGGATATCACCGAGGTGAGCGATGCCATGGTGTACCGCGCTTTCCTCTGTTTCAACCTGCTGTTGCCGATTCCCCTGCTGATGGCCTCCCTGGTCTCCCGTTTCGTAAACCGCCATCTGGGCGAGGCGATCGCCAGGCTCAACAACAAGGTGCAGAGCGTCACCAGGATTTCCGACCTGACCAAGGTGGGCATGGAACTGGAGGCCGAATCCGAAACCCTCAAGTTCGGAGAGCTGGAAGAGATCTACGGCGGGTTCGGCACGTTTGTCCAGCGCATAAAGGACATGGCGGTCGGCAAGGAGATGCTGGAGTTCGAGATCAAGGTGCTGGAGCGCTTCATCATCACCGGCGACTCCATCCGTGACTGGAAGGAACGGGTCAGCTACCTGCTGGAAGAAATCAACAAGGTAATGCCGGCCTATGCCCTGTTCTGCATCTTCCAGATCGAGGAAGAGATCTACGATATCGAGGTTTTCTGGGCCGCTCCCCCGTCGCCGGCGACCCGCCAGGTGATGGAAGAGATCATCCACCAGCAGGCGGAGCGCGAAAATCTCCGGTCGCATGATGGGGTCTCCATCCAGCTGACCCACAACATCGCCAACGAGAAGCGTGCGCCTCTGGAGCTCACCGTCCAGGAGATAGAGCTGGAAACCAAGTCGCTGTACCTGGAGCGGCCGCAGATCGGCGGCGTTGTAGGTATCGGAGTCCAGTCGCAGATCATGAAGGACCCGATCCGCTCGCTGGTCATCAACAGCATTCTGACCACCCTGCTGAATGTGGTCGGTTCCATCAAGGCGATCTATAAATACACCAAGGACCTGGAATACTACGCCACCCGTGATCCCCTGACCAACCTCTACAACCAGCGGGTGTTCTGGGAATTGCTTGGCTATGAAATCGGCCGCGCCGAGCGGCATAACTATCATTTCGGCGTGCTGGTGATCGACCTGGACAACTTCAAGCATATCAACGACACCTACGGTCACCTGGTGGGAGACAAGTACCTGGCAAAGATCGCGGAAACCATACACGACTGCCTCCGTACCGGCGACATACTTTCGCGCTACGGCGGAGACGAATTCGCGCTGGTGCTGCCGGAAGCCGATCAGGAGCAGGTGTTCATGGTGGCGGACCGGATCAGGGAGGCCATGGCTGGCATGACGCTGGTCTCTCCGGACGGTGCCAAGATACGCGCCACCGGATCCATCGGCTTCGCCATCTACCCGACCCACGCGCTCAAGGCCAAGGATCTGTTCCTGTTCGCCGACAACATGACCTACAAAGCAAAAGGGCTGGGTAAAAACTGCATTGCCATCCCCACCAACGACGATGTCGTGGAGGTGTTCCAGAAGAGCAACGAGATGTCGCGGGTCCTGTTGCAGGCACTGGAGGAACGGCAGGTCATACCGTTCTTCCAGCCGATCGTTACCACCGACACCCGGGAGATTGTCTGCCATGAAGTGCTCTGCCGACTGGTGGTGGAGGGCAGGATTACGCCGGCAGCCGAGTTCATCGAGGTTGCCGAGCGGCTGGGAGTTGTCAGCCGTCTGGACGGCATCCTGATGGAAAAGGTCTTTGAAAAGGCGCATGCGGCGGGCTACGAGGGGTACCTTTTTATCAACCTTTCCCCCAAATCACTGATACTGAAGGATTTCGTCCCCTCAATCATCAGGCTGACCCACCAGTACCGGATCCGGCATGACCGGGTGGTGTTCGAGATTACGGAACGGGAAACGGTGAAGAACATGACCCTGCTGGAGAACTTCGTCCAGGACCTGAAGCTGGAGGGTTTCAAGTTCGCCATCGACGATTTTGGCTCCGGTTTTTCGTCGTTCCAGTACATCCGCAGGCTGCCGATCGATTTCGTCAAGATCGAGGGGATCTTCGTGCGGAACATGCTGAGCGACGCAAAGGACATGGCCTTTGTGAAGACCCTGGCGGTGCTGGCCCACGAGTTCGGCATCCAGACCATCGCCGAATATGTCGAAACCGAAGAGGTGCTGAATGCGATCCGCGATCTGGGCATCGATCTGGCCCAGGGATACCATACCGGCAGGCCGGGACCGGATCTCCTGCTGACCGGGCGGAAAGAGTGA
- a CDS encoding Xaa-Pro peptidase family protein, whose product MRLTPATELEHRCSRLQQLMAEEHLDAVIIMQNADLFYFTGTVQSGSLYVPAQGQPLYMVRKEWSRARMESGLKEVIPFSTLRDIPAKLAEYGYPQPKKIGLELDVLPVNFFERYRTVYPDAAYCDATPLIRRVRMIKSHYEIHLMMEAADQVHRVWQRAAEVIRPGMTDLELAAELEFTARKLGHQGLVRMRSFNSELFYAQIFSGTDSAVPSYSDTPLGGLGLNTSFGQGAGLKRIEPDEPILVDFGACADGYLVDQTRVFAIGRLSDNLTRGYDDMLRVQELMKELAKPGTPWSTIYDECLALATRLGHGRNFMGAAGSQVSFIGHGLGVEIDEYPFIARGFSEMVLEEGMAFAFEPKLVFPGEGAIGIENTFYLSHDGLKQLTHSSEKIVILPR is encoded by the coding sequence GTGCGCCTGACCCCCGCCACCGAACTGGAGCATCGCTGCAGCAGACTGCAGCAGCTGATGGCCGAGGAACACCTGGATGCCGTCATCATCATGCAGAACGCCGACCTGTTCTATTTCACCGGCACGGTGCAGAGTGGAAGCCTGTACGTTCCGGCCCAGGGGCAGCCGCTGTACATGGTGCGTAAGGAGTGGAGCCGGGCCCGGATGGAGTCGGGACTGAAAGAGGTGATTCCCTTCTCCACCCTGCGGGACATTCCCGCCAAGCTGGCGGAGTACGGGTATCCGCAGCCGAAGAAAATCGGGCTGGAACTGGATGTGCTGCCGGTCAATTTTTTCGAGCGATACCGCACGGTCTATCCCGATGCCGCCTATTGCGATGCCACACCGCTGATCCGCAGGGTGCGCATGATCAAGTCCCACTACGAGATCCACCTGATGATGGAGGCAGCCGATCAGGTCCACCGTGTCTGGCAGAGGGCTGCCGAGGTAATCCGCCCGGGAATGACCGACCTGGAACTGGCTGCGGAGCTGGAGTTCACCGCCCGCAAGCTCGGACATCAGGGGCTGGTGCGCATGCGCAGTTTCAACTCCGAGCTGTTCTACGCCCAGATATTCTCCGGAACGGACAGCGCCGTGCCCTCCTACTCCGATACCCCTCTGGGGGGGCTGGGACTTAACACCTCCTTCGGCCAGGGCGCAGGTTTGAAACGGATCGAGCCGGACGAGCCGATCCTGGTCGATTTCGGCGCCTGCGCCGACGGGTATCTGGTGGACCAGACCCGCGTCTTCGCCATTGGCAGGCTCTCGGACAATCTGACCAGGGGCTATGACGACATGCTCAGGGTGCAGGAACTGATGAAGGAACTGGCCAAGCCCGGCACCCCCTGGAGCACGATCTATGACGAATGCCTGGCCCTGGCGACGCGGCTCGGCCATGGCCGGAACTTCATGGGCGCTGCCGGGTCCCAGGTCTCTTTCATAGGCCATGGGCTGGGGGTCGAAATCGATGAATATCCCTTCATTGCCCGCGGCTTTTCGGAAATGGTGCTGGAGGAGGGCATGGCCTTTGCCTTCGAGCCCAAGCTGGTCTTTCCGGGGGAGGGGGCCATCGGCATCGAAAACACCTTCTATCTCAGTCATGACGGGCTCAAACAGCTGACCCATTCCAGCGAAAAAATAGTGATTCTGCCCCGCTGA
- the polX gene encoding DNA polymerase/3'-5' exonuclease PolX, with amino-acid sequence MKNIEIARIFTEIADIQEFRGYDIFKIRAYRRAALNMEGLARDVATLSHKELLEIPGIGRDLAAKIEEYLDTGSIAVHEQLRQDVPPGMLELLAVPGLGPKTARLLYEKGGIRSLDDLERAASEHRLAGLPKIRSQAEQNILRGLALVKRGRERFPLGRMLPLAHELAEELRKHAALERIEVAGSIRRWKDTVRDIDLVATSTDPAALMAAFVALPQVERPVSHGLTKSTVLVRHGVQVDLRVVGRESFGAALAYLTGAKNHNVRLRDMAVRLGLKINEYGIFTEKGDQRLGGEEEQEIYRILGLPFIEPELREDRGEIEAALAGALPRLVTKADIRGDLHVHSRRSDGSHSLEKLAEAARERGLSYIALTDHSRSLAMARGLTIEQLLEQHREIEAFNRSNPGFTILHGTEMDILGDGRLDFPDDVLRDLDLVIASIHSGFRQPREQITARLVAAMRNPFVSIIGHPTGRLIGEREPYPVDMEEVLRVAQETGTALEINAYPLRLDLNDASARRAGELGVAVAINTDTHVIDNFDALPYGIAVARRGWLEKGNVLNTLGKGELLKRLKGGNRMKRS; translated from the coding sequence ATGAAAAATATCGAGATCGCCCGCATATTTACGGAGATTGCCGACATCCAGGAATTCAGGGGATACGACATCTTCAAGATCAGGGCATACCGCCGGGCAGCGCTGAACATGGAGGGGCTTGCCCGGGATGTGGCCACGCTCTCGCACAAGGAACTGCTGGAAATCCCCGGCATAGGCCGCGATCTTGCCGCAAAGATCGAGGAGTATCTCGACACGGGCAGCATTGCGGTCCACGAACAGCTCAGGCAGGATGTGCCGCCCGGGATGCTGGAACTTCTGGCCGTCCCCGGTCTGGGTCCCAAGACTGCCCGACTGCTCTACGAAAAAGGGGGGATACGCAGTCTGGACGATCTGGAGCGGGCTGCATCCGAGCACCGGCTGGCAGGGCTGCCCAAGATCCGGAGCCAGGCCGAGCAGAATATCCTGAGAGGACTTGCCCTGGTGAAGCGGGGGCGGGAGCGCTTTCCCCTGGGACGGATGCTCCCCCTGGCCCATGAACTGGCGGAGGAGCTCAGGAAACATGCCGCTCTTGAGCGGATCGAGGTTGCCGGAAGCATCAGGCGCTGGAAGGATACCGTCAGGGACATCGATCTCGTCGCCACCTCCACCGATCCGGCGGCGCTGATGGCGGCCTTTGTGGCCCTGCCCCAGGTGGAGCGTCCGGTGAGCCATGGGTTGACGAAATCCACCGTGCTGGTGCGACACGGGGTCCAGGTGGACCTGCGGGTGGTCGGCCGGGAATCTTTCGGTGCCGCGCTGGCCTATCTCACCGGCGCCAAGAACCATAACGTGCGGCTCCGTGACATGGCGGTGCGTTTGGGGTTGAAGATCAACGAATACGGCATTTTCACCGAAAAAGGGGACCAGCGCCTGGGTGGCGAGGAGGAACAGGAGATCTACCGCATCCTCGGGCTGCCCTTTATCGAACCGGAATTGCGCGAAGACCGGGGAGAGATCGAGGCAGCCCTGGCAGGTGCGCTTCCCCGGCTGGTAACGAAAGCCGACATCCGGGGAGACCTGCATGTCCACTCCCGCAGGAGCGATGGTTCCCATTCGCTGGAAAAGCTGGCAGAGGCTGCCAGAGAGCGGGGCCTGTCCTACATTGCCCTGACCGACCACTCCCGCAGCCTGGCCATGGCACGCGGCCTGACGATCGAACAGCTGCTGGAACAGCACCGGGAGATCGAGGCATTCAACCGCAGCAATCCCGGCTTCACCATCTTGCACGGCACTGAGATGGACATCCTAGGGGACGGCAGGCTTGATTTTCCGGATGATGTGCTGCGGGATCTCGACTTGGTGATCGCCTCGATCCACTCCGGATTCAGGCAGCCGCGCGAGCAGATTACCGCCCGTCTCGTCGCTGCCATGCGCAACCCCTTTGTCTCGATCATCGGGCATCCCACCGGCCGGCTGATCGGCGAGCGGGAGCCCTATCCGGTCGATATGGAGGAAGTGCTGCGGGTGGCCCAGGAAACCGGCACCGCCCTTGAAATCAATGCCTATCCGCTGCGGCTCGACCTGAACGATGCTTCTGCACGGCGGGCCGGAGAACTGGGGGTGGCGGTGGCGATCAATACCGATACCCATGTCATCGACAACTTCGATGCCCTGCCCTACGGAATAGCGGTTGCTCGGCGGGGCTGGCTGGAAAAGGGGAACGTGCTCAATACGCTGGGAAAGGGCGAACTGCTGAAGAGGCTCAAGGGGGGAAACCGGATGAAGCGGAGCTAG
- a CDS encoding PEP-CTERM sorting domain-containing protein has product MKRFIPMFILFCLFALTGHALAYSVTLSPNFQSIQTGGSSRVDVNLSVTPGEQLFGFNLALTFDPAILRFDSLLFSTPITNDYLAGFTPPSAGSTNIVTFDAGLASLNGVTSDTTLASLYFTGIGVGTSQLDLSGTVLDLDPATDLVPVSATGSIQSTSAPAPVPEPATCLLLGSALAGMVGLRKKLQKA; this is encoded by the coding sequence ATGAAGCGATTCATCCCGATGTTCATCCTGTTCTGCCTGTTCGCGCTGACCGGCCATGCCCTGGCCTACAGTGTCACGCTCTCCCCCAACTTCCAGTCGATCCAGACCGGCGGCAGTTCCCGGGTGGATGTAAACCTTTCCGTCACCCCCGGCGAACAGCTGTTCGGTTTCAACCTGGCCCTCACCTTCGACCCTGCCATCCTGCGCTTCGACAGCCTGCTGTTCAGCACCCCGATCACAAACGACTACCTGGCCGGCTTCACCCCCCCATCGGCCGGCAGCACCAACATCGTGACCTTCGACGCCGGACTGGCCTCCCTGAACGGGGTTACCAGCGATACTACGTTGGCCTCGCTGTACTTCACCGGCATCGGCGTCGGCACCAGCCAACTCGATCTCTCCGGCACCGTTCTCGACCTGGACCCTGCCACAGACCTGGTACCGGTCAGTGCTACCGGCAGCATCCAGTCAACCTCTGCTCCGGCCCCGGTTCCTGAGCCTGCCACCTGCCTGCTGCTCGGCTCGGCTCTGGCAGGCATGGTCGGACTGAGGAAAAAACTCCAGAAAGCATAA
- a CDS encoding citrate (Si)-synthase, with amino-acid sequence MALKETLKQKIEEHRPRTTRLVKEFGKVIIDQVNIDQCIGGARDIRSLVTDISYLDPQEGIRFRGKNIPETFEALPKAAGSAYPTVESFWYFLLTGDVPTQAQVEEVVAEWKTRQVVPQYVFDAIRALPKESHPMVMLSVGLLALQKDSKFAGFYNSGKFNKMTAWEYVYEDASDIVARIPIIAAFIYNLKYKGDKQIAIDPTLDMGANFAHMIGQKEEYKDVARMYFILHSDHESGNVSAHTTHLVHSALSDPYYAYSAGLNGLAGPLHGLANQEVLDWTLKFQEKYCKDIEPTKELITKALWDTLNAGQVIPGYGHAVLRKTDPRYMAQREFCLATPGLKDDKLFKLVSMIFETAPGVLTEHGKTKNPWPNVDAQSGVIQMYYGVTEFDYYTVLFGVGRALGCMANITWDRGLGYAIERPKSVTTAMLEKWAAEGGRQLS; translated from the coding sequence ATGGCATTGAAAGAGACACTGAAGCAGAAGATCGAGGAGCATCGTCCCCGCACCACCAGGCTCGTCAAGGAATTCGGCAAAGTCATCATCGACCAGGTCAACATTGACCAGTGCATCGGTGGCGCCCGCGACATCCGCAGCCTGGTCACCGACATCTCCTATCTGGACCCGCAGGAGGGTATCCGTTTCCGCGGCAAGAACATCCCCGAGACCTTCGAGGCCCTGCCCAAGGCTGCCGGCTCCGCCTATCCGACCGTTGAATCCTTCTGGTATTTCCTGCTGACCGGCGATGTCCCAACCCAGGCCCAGGTCGAAGAAGTCGTGGCTGAGTGGAAGACCCGCCAAGTCGTGCCCCAGTACGTATTTGACGCCATCCGCGCCCTGCCCAAGGAAAGCCACCCGATGGTCATGCTGTCGGTTGGTCTTCTGGCCCTGCAGAAGGACTCCAAGTTCGCCGGCTTCTACAATTCGGGCAAGTTCAACAAGATGACCGCCTGGGAATACGTCTATGAAGACGCCAGCGACATCGTGGCCCGCATTCCGATCATCGCCGCCTTCATCTACAACCTCAAGTACAAGGGCGACAAGCAGATCGCCATCGATCCCACGCTCGACATGGGCGCCAACTTCGCCCACATGATCGGCCAGAAGGAAGAGTACAAGGACGTTGCCCGCATGTACTTCATCCTGCACTCCGACCACGAGTCCGGCAACGTTTCGGCCCACACCACTCACCTGGTGCACTCGGCCCTGTCCGACCCCTACTATGCCTACTCCGCAGGCCTGAACGGCCTGGCCGGCCCGCTGCACGGCCTTGCCAACCAGGAAGTGCTCGACTGGACCCTCAAGTTCCAGGAGAAGTACTGCAAAGACATCGAGCCGACCAAAGAACTGATCACCAAGGCTCTCTGGGATACCCTCAATGCCGGCCAGGTCATCCCCGGTTACGGTCACGCCGTTCTGCGCAAGACCGACCCGCGCTACATGGCTCAGCGCGAGTTCTGCCTGGCTACCCCGGGCCTGAAGGACGACAAGCTGTTCAAGCTGGTCTCCATGATTTTCGAAACCGCACCGGGCGTTCTGACCGAGCACGGCAAGACCAAGAACCCCTGGCCGAACGTCGACGCACAGTCCGGCGTCATCCAGATGTACTACGGCGTCACCGAGTTCGACTACTACACCGTGCTGTTCGGTGTGGGGCGTGCTCTGGGCTGCATGGCCAACATCACTTGGGACCGCGGTCTGGGCTATGCCATCGAGCGTCCCAAGTCCGTTACCACCGCCATGCTGGAGAAGTGGGCCGCAGAGGGTGGCCGTCAGCTGTCCTGA
- the rbr gene encoding rubrerythrin, giving the protein MGASIKGTKTEQNLLKSFAGESQARSRYTYFAAAAKKEGYVQIADIFEETANQEKEHAKRFFKFLEGGDVEITACFPAGRIGSTAENLLAAANGEHEEYSQLYPEFAATAKEEGFPEIAAAWNAISVAEKQHEKRYRELLANIEADSVFVREEETTWRCRNCGYVHHGKAAPEVCPACVHPKAHFELLGENW; this is encoded by the coding sequence ATGGGAGCATCCATCAAGGGAACAAAGACCGAACAGAACCTGCTCAAATCGTTTGCCGGCGAAAGCCAGGCCCGCAGCCGCTACACCTATTTCGCGGCAGCTGCCAAGAAAGAGGGATACGTCCAGATCGCCGACATCTTCGAGGAGACCGCCAACCAGGAAAAGGAGCATGCCAAGCGTTTCTTCAAATTCCTGGAAGGGGGAGATGTGGAGATCACCGCCTGCTTCCCTGCGGGGAGGATCGGCAGCACTGCGGAGAATCTGCTGGCTGCGGCCAACGGCGAACATGAGGAGTACAGCCAGCTGTATCCCGAATTCGCCGCCACGGCCAAGGAAGAGGGATTCCCCGAGATCGCCGCTGCCTGGAATGCCATATCCGTAGCGGAAAAACAGCACGAAAAGCGCTACCGCGAGCTTCTGGCCAACATTGAAGCGGACAGCGTGTTTGTGCGCGAAGAGGAGACCACCTGGCGCTGTCGTAATTGCGGTTACGTCCACCACGGCAAGGCAGCACCCGAGGTATGCCCGGCCTGTGTCCATCCCAAGGCGCATTTCGAGCTTCTGGGTGAAAACTGGTAA
- the mobB gene encoding molybdopterin-guanine dinucleotide biosynthesis protein B — MEVKAVSFVAKSGTGKTTLLEKVIVLLKERGYRIGVIKHDAHRFEIDHPGKDSYRLTAAGADTMLISSPEKLAMVKKHAASPPLEELLDYFRDMDIVLTEGFKKSALPKIELHRRERSAALLCRGEEHDPALIAVASDEPLELDVPVLDLNDAAQVASFIEERFLR, encoded by the coding sequence ATGGAAGTAAAAGCAGTATCGTTTGTGGCAAAATCGGGCACGGGCAAGACGACCCTGCTCGAGAAGGTAATCGTCCTGCTGAAGGAGCGGGGCTACCGGATCGGGGTCATCAAACACGATGCCCATCGCTTCGAGATCGACCATCCCGGTAAGGACAGCTACCGCCTGACCGCTGCCGGTGCCGATACCATGCTGATTTCTTCTCCCGAGAAGCTCGCCATGGTGAAGAAGCATGCCGCCTCGCCCCCCCTCGAGGAGCTGCTCGATTATTTCAGGGACATGGATATCGTGCTGACCGAGGGATTCAAAAAGAGCGCATTGCCGAAGATCGAGCTGCATCGCCGCGAGCGCAGCGCCGCTCTGCTGTGCCGGGGAGAGGAGCACGATCCCGCTCTCATTGCGGTGGCCAGCGACGAGCCGCTGGAACTGGACGTGCCGGTCCTCGACCTGAACGATGCGGCCCAGGTGGCGTCGTTCATTGAGGAGCGCTTCCTCAGATAG
- the moaA gene encoding GTP 3',8-cyclase MoaA codes for MQLIDSLGRHINYLRLSVTDRCNIRCFYCMPKEGIVKTGHDAVLSYEELHLIAETAVGLGIEKIRITGGEPLVRAGLIGFLERLAAIGGLRHLALTTNGLLLEQMSEDLFRAGVQRLNVSLDSLDSKTFAEITRGGDIQRVLSGLEAAERAGFPPPKINVVVMRGVNDSEILDFAEMTRERGNSVRFIEYMPVVKEPGWQRFCISGKEILQRIAERYPLEQVDKGAYAGPSRDFRIPGASGSIGIITAVSGHFCSECNRIRVTATGQAKGCLFSDERTDLVPFLRPADPQRLREVLKGIVAGKPERHGMSCDGYAHSNFAMSQVGG; via the coding sequence ATGCAACTGATCGACTCCTTGGGGAGACACATAAATTACCTGCGCCTGTCGGTCACCGACCGCTGCAACATACGCTGCTTCTATTGCATGCCCAAGGAAGGGATCGTCAAAACGGGACACGACGCGGTTCTCTCGTACGAGGAGCTGCACCTGATTGCCGAGACCGCGGTTGGGCTGGGGATCGAGAAGATACGCATTACCGGGGGCGAACCGCTGGTACGGGCCGGACTGATCGGTTTTCTGGAAAGGCTGGCAGCCATCGGGGGGCTCAGGCATCTGGCCCTGACCACCAACGGACTGCTGCTGGAACAGATGTCCGAGGATCTTTTTCGGGCCGGAGTGCAGCGCCTGAACGTCAGCCTCGATTCGCTCGATTCCAAGACCTTTGCCGAGATCACGCGGGGGGGAGACATACAGCGCGTGCTGTCCGGACTCGAAGCAGCCGAACGGGCAGGTTTTCCTCCCCCCAAGATCAACGTGGTTGTCATGCGCGGGGTCAACGACTCCGAAATCCTCGACTTCGCCGAAATGACACGCGAACGCGGCAATTCCGTCCGCTTCATCGAATACATGCCGGTCGTAAAGGAACCGGGATGGCAGCGTTTCTGCATCTCCGGGAAAGAGATCCTGCAGCGGATAGCAGAGCGTTATCCCCTGGAGCAGGTGGACAAGGGGGCCTACGCCGGCCCTTCACGGGATTTCCGCATCCCCGGCGCCAGCGGCAGCATAGGCATCATCACTGCCGTGTCCGGCCACTTCTGCAGCGAATGCAACCGCATCCGGGTTACCGCAACCGGCCAGGCCAAGGGGTGTCTGTTTTCCGACGAGAGGACCGACCTGGTTCCGTTCCTGCGCCCCGCCGATCCTCAGCGGCTGCGGGAGGTGCTGAAGGGAATCGTGGCCGGCAAGCCGGAACGCCACGGCATGTCCTGCGACGGCTATGCGCACAGCAATTTCGCCATGTCGCAGGTGGGGGGATAG